In Nocardioides nitrophenolicus, the genomic window GCGGGTGGTTACGGTCCGGAAGGTCACACCGGCATGGCCCGAAATGACCATCGGCCGCGGCGCGCTCATCGGATGCCCTCCGGCATCAGTTTGGCGAGATTGCGGACACCGCGCAGCTGGAGCTGCTTGATCGCGCCGTCGCTGCGGCCGAGGGCCGCCGCGGTCTCGGCGATGCTCATCCCCTGGAGGAAGCGCATGATCAGGCAGTCGCGCTGCTCGTTGGGGAGCTTGGTGAGCGACTCCAGCAGGATCTCGTTGGTGAGGCTGGCGAGCACGGCGTTCTCGGGCCCCTCGGTCGCGTCGTCGTGCTGGCCCATGTCCTCGGTGGTCAGCTCGAGGCGGGTGCGGCCGGCCTTGAAGTGGTCGGTGGCGAGGTTGCGGGCGATGGTCATCAGCCAGGCGCCGAAGTCCTTGCCCTGCCAGCGGAAGGACGACATGTTGCGCAGCGCGCGGAAGAAGGTCTCCGAGCACAGGTCCTCGGCGACCACGACCGAGCGGGTGCGGTAGTAGAGGAACCGGTAGACCGAGGGCTGGTAGTGGTCGTAGAGCTGGCCGAACGCCTCCGCGTCGCCGCCGCGCGCCAGCTCGACCAGGGCGATCAGCCGCTCGCGCGCCTCGGGCGACTCCTCGGAGGAGGCCGCCAAGGTGGCGTCGCCGAAGCCGCCGGTGCTCTCGCGCTCGTAGCCGTCGGTCTCGGTGCGGGCCTCGCTCAGCAGCCAGTGGTCAGCGGTACGACGCCCGCCAGGGCCCGCCGGGGTGCCGCCGGCCAGCGCCGGCTGAGGGGACAGGGCAGCGAGCACGGCCGCGCGCAGGGCATCGAGCCCTCGCGACAGGTCGGTGCGCTGCCAGGTCATGCGGGTCCCCTCCCTACTGCCCCCGCAGGGGATCCTACGGCGGATCCTTGCGCAGTGGTACCGGAACGCGACAACCGCTCGCCCGGATCCCGGACCACCCGATCGGATCAGGTTACCGTCCGGTAGGGAGGACGGGCTCAGCCGACGTGGCGTCGCACCTGCCGTCGTACGACCGCCCCGGCGATCGCGGCGCCGGTGGCCGCCGAGCCCGCGATCAGCCCGGCCCGGGCCGCCTTGCGCCCGGTGCGGTAGTCGCGGATCCGCCAGCCCTGCGCCCGGGCGTGGGCGCGCAGCCTGGCGTCGGGGTTGATGGCGCACGGGTCGCCGACCAGGCTGAGCATCGGCAGGTCGTTGGCGGAGTCGCTGTAGGCCGAGCACAGCGCCAGGTCGAGGCCCTCGCGCTCGGCGAGGGCGGTGACCGCCACGGCCTTGGCGGGTCCGTGCAGCATGTCGCCGACGAGCCTGCCGG contains:
- a CDS encoding sigma-70 family RNA polymerase sigma factor; the protein is MTWQRTDLSRGLDALRAAVLAALSPQPALAGGTPAGPGGRRTADHWLLSEARTETDGYERESTGGFGDATLAASSEESPEARERLIALVELARGGDAEAFGQLYDHYQPSVYRFLYYRTRSVVVAEDLCSETFFRALRNMSSFRWQGKDFGAWLMTIARNLATDHFKAGRTRLELTTEDMGQHDDATEGPENAVLASLTNEILLESLTKLPNEQRDCLIMRFLQGMSIAETAAALGRSDGAIKQLQLRGVRNLAKLMPEGIR